The following coding sequences lie in one Phalacrocorax aristotelis chromosome 2, bGulAri2.1, whole genome shotgun sequence genomic window:
- the TRIP13 gene encoding pachytene checkpoint protein 2 homolog, with protein sequence MDKAAGDLKQALPNVCDGIQIHVEVHQKSSSVAKKEDIRMSVLTLLNRHNIVFGDYKWTEFDDGFLNSNVQSVSIVDTDLKLKDRQPIDLSKSSLSLHIFHLNEEGPNSENLEEENEDIIAANHWVLPAAEFHGLWESLIYDTEVKSHLLDYVTTTLLFSDKNVDSNLVSWNRVVLLHGPPGTGKTSLCKALAQKLTIRLSYRYRYGQLIEINSHSLFSKWFSESGKLVTKMFQKIQELIDDKDALVFVLIDEVESLTAARSAFRAGTEPSDAIRVVNAVLTQIDQIKRYPNVVILTTSNITEKIDMAFVDRADIKQYIGPPSTAAIFRIYLSCLEELMKCQIIYPRQQLLTLRELEMIGFVENNVSRLSLVLKEISRRSEGLSGRVLRKLPFLAHALYIQSPSVTMTVFLQALSLAVDKQFEERQKLAERKKLADCV encoded by the exons ATGGACAAAGCCGCTGGGGATTTGAAGCAAGCGCTCCCAAACGTGTGCGACGGCATTCAAATACACGTGGAGGTTCATCAGAAATCGAGCAG TGTGGCCAAGAAAGAAGATATCAGGATGAGTGTCTTAACTCTGTTGAACAGACATAACATTGTGTTTGGTGATTACAAGTGGACAGAGTTTGACGATGGTTTCCTTAACAGCAATGTGCAATCTGTGTCGATTGTGGATACGGATCTGAAACTGAAAGACAGACAG CCTATTGACTTGAGCAAAAGCAGTCtttctcttcatatttttcatcTGAATGAAGAAGGACCAAACTCTGAAAACCTGGAAGAAGAGAATGAGGATATCATTGCAGCTAACCACTGGGTGCTACCAGCAG CTGAATTCCATGGCCTTTGGGAAAGTCTCATATATGACACTGAAGTAAAATCACAC TTGCTTGATTATGTGACGACAACGTTACTCTTTTCTGACAAAAACGTTGACAGCAACCTGGTATCGTGGAACAGAGTTGTTCTGCTGCATG GCCCTCCTGGAACTGGGAAAACCTCTCTCTGTAAAGCATTGGCTCAGAAGCTGACAATTCGACTGTCATACAG GTATAGGTATGGACAGTTAATTGAGATAAACAGCCATAGCCTTTTCTCTAAATGGTTTTCTGAG AGTGGCAAGCTTGTAACCAAGATGTTCCAGAAGATTCAAGAGTTAATTGATGACAAAGATGCTCTTGTATTTGTACTGATTGATGAG GTGGAAAGCCTCACAGCAGCCCGCAGTGCCTTCAGGGCAGGCACAGAGCCTTCAGATGCTATTCGTGTGGTGAATGCTGTGCTGACACAAATAGATCAGATTAAAAG GTATCCCAATGTAGTTATCCTGACTACTTCAAATATTACGGAGAAAATTGACATGGCCTTTGTAGACAGGGCTGACATAAAGCAATACATTGGACCTCCATCCACTGCGGCAATATTTAGAATATATCTTTCTTGCTTGGAAGAACTGATGAAg TGTCAAATAATATATCCTCGACAGCAGCTCCTGACCCTCAGAGAGCTAGAGATGATAGGCTTCGTAGAAAATAATGTGTCACGGTTAAGCCTTGTATTAAAAGAAATCTCAAG AAGAAGCGAAGGTCTTAGTGGCCGGGTCCTGAGAAAACTTCCTTTCTTAGCACATGCGCTTTATATTCAA TCCCCCAGTGTTACAATGACAGTGTTTCTTCAGGCTCTTTCCCTTGCAGTAGACAAACAATttgaagaaagacagaaacttgcagaaagaaagaaacttgCAGACTGTGTGTGA